From Chryseobacterium gallinarum, one genomic window encodes:
- the mobA gene encoding conjugal transfer protein MobA: MNENSKKQLKKTGRPLKNDPAKIRYTISFNEEEHARFLALFDQSGMQVKAHFITSCIFDKTIKSVKIDKGTVDFYMRLTSFHSQFRSIGVNYNQVVKLLYKNFSEKKASAYLYKLEKQTAEMVGLFKEVVQITEEFDKKYLKKQP, translated from the coding sequence ATGAACGAGAACAGCAAAAAGCAGTTAAAAAAGACAGGTCGTCCGCTAAAAAACGACCCTGCGAAAATTCGGTACACGATTTCCTTTAACGAGGAAGAACACGCCCGTTTTCTTGCCCTGTTTGACCAATCGGGTATGCAGGTAAAGGCACATTTTATAACATCCTGCATCTTCGACAAGACGATAAAATCCGTAAAGATTGACAAAGGAACGGTTGATTTTTATATGCGATTGACTTCGTTTCACAGTCAATTCCGCTCTATCGGGGTTAATTATAATCAGGTGGTAAAGCTGTTGTACAAGAATTTTTCGGAGAAAAAGGCATCGGCTTACCTGTATAAATTGGAAAAGCAGACGGCAGAAATGGTCGGATTGTTCAAAGAAGTGGTACAGATAACGGAGGAATTTGATAAAAAATACCTCAAAAAACAGCCTTAA
- a CDS encoding ParA family protein, producing the protein METRKKTLKISFSTQKGGVGKSTMTTLLASVLHYRLGFNVLVLDCDFPQHSLTNMRERDKKTLMQNEYHKKAAMKQFQTINKKAYPIIKSKAEYALEKASEYIGQSAIVPDVIFFDLPGTANTKGVLTTLKMMDFIFSPITADRLVVESTLGFTKAFLELPKTIEGNDEQELWLFWNQVDGREKTGLYEAYQSVIKQLNLPIMETRIMDSKRFRKETDDTENYVFRSSLLPAEPQLLKATKMDLFMEEFLKITHL; encoded by the coding sequence ATGGAAACAAGAAAGAAAACCTTAAAAATCAGTTTCTCCACCCAAAAGGGCGGTGTGGGAAAATCAACGATGACTACCTTGCTGGCAAGTGTGCTCCACTACCGGTTAGGCTTTAATGTCCTCGTATTGGATTGCGACTTTCCGCAACACAGCCTTACCAATATGCGTGAACGGGATAAGAAGACCTTAATGCAGAATGAGTATCATAAAAAGGCTGCAATGAAGCAGTTCCAGACCATTAACAAAAAGGCATACCCGATTATCAAAAGCAAAGCCGAATATGCTTTGGAAAAAGCATCAGAGTATATCGGACAGTCGGCTATTGTCCCCGATGTTATTTTCTTTGACCTGCCTGGAACTGCCAATACCAAAGGTGTACTGACTACCTTGAAAATGATGGATTTTATCTTTTCGCCCATAACCGCCGACCGCTTAGTGGTGGAAAGCACATTGGGCTTTACCAAAGCCTTTCTTGAACTTCCGAAAACCATTGAGGGTAATGATGAGCAAGAGTTATGGCTGTTCTGGAACCAGGTGGACGGCAGGGAAAAAACGGGATTATATGAGGCTTATCAAAGTGTCATCAAACAACTCAACCTGCCCATAATGGAAACCAGGATAATGGATAGTAAGCGTTTCCGAAAGGAAACGGACGATACCGAAAATTATGTGTTCAGGTCAAGTTTGCTGCCAGCCGAACCGCAATTGTTGAAAGCAACGAAAATGGATTTGTTTATGGAGGAATTTTTAAAAATCACTCATCTATAA
- a CDS encoding DUF3408 domain-containing protein: MKNAKQKPEKALRTAQYKSKFLAPTTFLARNGKTVYISKEFHQKLSQLVFMLGGRKLTLADYIHNLLQHHFDDFGAEMREVYNNSEKLNF, encoded by the coding sequence ATGAAAAATGCAAAGCAAAAGCCGGAAAAAGCATTACGCACGGCTCAATACAAATCCAAATTTCTTGCTCCGACAACATTTTTAGCACGGAACGGAAAAACAGTATATATCAGCAAAGAATTTCATCAGAAACTAAGCCAGCTCGTGTTTATGCTCGGTGGCAGAAAGCTCACGCTTGCGGATTATATACATAACCTGCTACAACATCATTTTGATGATTTCGGGGCTGAAATGAGAGAAGTCTATAACAATTCAGAGAAGCTAAATTTTTAG
- the mobB gene encoding conjugal transfer protein MobB, whose amino-acid sequence MIAKIGRSENLYGALAYNNLKVEKENGQILFANKIIETSDGQYSVAQLAQSFAPYLLANLNTQKHTLHISLNPDPKDNVSDDKYREMAQQYMREMGYGEQPFVVFKHTDIDRSHIHIVSVCVDENGKKISDKFEKMRSMNICRELEKQHHLIPATDKERQQSDKIFKPVDYKAGDVKSQIASVVRHLPNYYQFQTLGEYNALLSLFNITTEKVEGELQGQHREGLLYIPLNEQGEKAGHPFKASLFGKNAGLPALKSHIEICDTKLKNHPTKPTLKAAVTIALQSTADELSFKKQLGEQGINVVVRRNDTGRIYGMTFIDHNSKTVWNGSRLGKELSANVFNDYWNNNIKPDIKEPDKPKEKISRSQDKEDLPAEKPHPMFEFDNTNKKDDGLIEAFGGFFIPEAQGEDYEEQDFANKMKKKRKRKRGQQ is encoded by the coding sequence ATGATTGCAAAAATCGGAAGAAGTGAAAATTTATACGGAGCATTGGCGTACAATAATCTGAAAGTGGAAAAGGAAAACGGGCAAATCCTGTTTGCCAACAAGATAATTGAAACGTCAGACGGGCAATATTCCGTTGCACAATTAGCACAATCTTTTGCACCTTATCTGTTGGCAAATCTCAATACCCAAAAACATACGTTGCATATTTCGCTCAATCCCGACCCGAAAGATAACGTCAGCGATGATAAATATCGGGAAATGGCACAGCAGTATATGCGAGAAATGGGCTACGGCGAACAGCCTTTTGTGGTATTCAAACATACGGACATTGACCGTTCCCATATTCATATCGTATCGGTCTGCGTGGACGAGAACGGTAAAAAAATCTCTGACAAGTTTGAAAAAATGCGGTCGATGAATATTTGCCGTGAACTCGAAAAGCAACACCATTTAATACCAGCTACGGACAAGGAACGTCAGCAGAGCGATAAGATTTTTAAGCCTGTGGATTATAAAGCAGGCGACGTAAAAAGTCAGATTGCTTCCGTAGTTCGGCATTTACCTAACTATTATCAATTTCAGACTTTGGGAGAATACAATGCTTTGCTATCCCTGTTCAATATTACGACAGAGAAAGTGGAGGGCGAATTGCAAGGACAGCACCGTGAGGGATTATTATATATTCCGTTGAATGAACAGGGCGAAAAAGCCGGACACCCGTTCAAGGCTTCTCTGTTCGGGAAAAACGCAGGGCTTCCGGCATTGAAATCGCATATCGAGATATGCGATACGAAGTTAAAAAACCACCCTACCAAACCGACTTTAAAAGCAGCCGTTACCATTGCCCTGCAATCTACTGCTGATGAATTGAGCTTTAAAAAACAGTTGGGCGAGCAAGGTATTAATGTAGTGGTACGGAGGAACGACACCGGACGTATTTACGGTATGACGTTCATCGACCACAATTCCAAAACCGTTTGGAACGGTTCACGTTTAGGCAAGGAGCTTTCCGCAAATGTTTTTAATGATTATTGGAACAATAACATCAAGCCCGACATCAAAGAGCCTGACAAGCCAAAAGAAAAAATATCCCGTTCACAGGACAAGGAAGATTTACCAGCCGAAAAACCGCACCCAATGTTTGAATTTGATAATACCAATAAGAAAGACGACGGTCTGATTGAAGCCTTTGGCGGTTTTTTTATTCCTGAAGCACAGGGCGAGGATTATGAGGAGCAGGACTTTGCTAACAAGATGAAGAAAAAGCGGAAACGCAAAAGAGGTCAGCAGTAG
- a CDS encoding DUF4134 domain-containing protein — MEKQRKKVLLTLGAMLSAMGTFAQGNGSAGINEATQMVTSYFDPATQLIYAIGAVVGLIGGVKVYNKFSSGDPDTSKTAASWFGACIFLIVAATILRSFFL, encoded by the coding sequence ATGGAAAAACAAAGAAAAAAGGTTTTGCTGACGTTAGGTGCAATGCTGTCGGCAATGGGTACTTTCGCACAGGGAAACGGCTCGGCAGGTATCAACGAAGCTACCCAAATGGTAACAAGCTACTTCGACCCTGCTACCCAATTAATCTACGCCATCGGTGCGGTCGTGGGGTTAATCGGAGGCGTTAAGGTGTACAACAAATTCAGTTCCGGTGACCCAGATACATCGAAGACGGCGGCTTCGTGGTTTGGGGCGTGTATCTTCTTGATTGTGGCGGCTACTATCCTGCGTTCATTCTTCCTTTAA
- a CDS encoding DUF4133 domain-containing protein yields the protein MNYNINKGIGRTVEFKGLKAQYLFIFAGGLLGTLILVMILYMAGVNSYTCLLLGAGGASLIVWQTFSLNRKYGEYGLMKVGARKRHPRYIICRKPVHRYLKFTPKQNAL from the coding sequence ATGAATTACAATATCAATAAAGGCATTGGAAGAACGGTGGAGTTCAAGGGGCTGAAAGCACAATACCTGTTCATTTTCGCTGGTGGGCTGCTCGGAACGCTTATCCTCGTGATGATACTGTATATGGCTGGCGTGAACTCTTACACCTGCTTGCTGCTCGGTGCTGGCGGTGCTTCGCTCATTGTGTGGCAGACCTTTTCGCTGAACAGGAAGTACGGCGAATACGGTCTGATGAAAGTAGGTGCGAGAAAAAGACATCCCCGCTACATCATCTGCCGCAAGCCGGTACACCGCTATTTAAAATTCACGCCTAAACAGAACGCCCTATGA
- a CDS encoding DEAD/DEAH box helicase — protein sequence MIERLAADVLQDTYFTALYTKAAKLFVNNFFSAAESEQDFNEKELNDLLRFADILSNSKNPTSRNKAYQIITLLNQKHKTNPYYKTFSHSVLAKLGNFPAIEYLKNEDENISELPFERDIEKKVKEFIQAVPDTEDLIFTDSQFELYTKISNSKHFSFSGPTSMGKSFIIKSFIRKVVGNKPPENIVIMVPTRALINQFSIDLNKELKVILEHYNYKVVTNSNVPESPSESQQRYIFVLTPERLLSYLSQKNNPSFAYLFVDEAHKLAADKDTRAVTAYSAISKSLKQNKNLNLYFASPNVSNPEVFLKLFKKDETLNYKTKETPVSQNLFFVDMTRKKAIHYLDTEQYHFEPDIVKKSESIFDILSSLGSNTNNIVYCSSRFEAVDKAEKMFDYFNQQEATKSSNVKKVIRQIKGYIHKDYYLADFLNKGVAYHFGNLPQIIRNKVEALFKEREIGYVFCTSTLLEGVNMPAKNVFILNNKNGSNPFQPIDFWNLAGRAGRLRYELSGNIICLKENDKVWKTPENLLENKTDISLNPSVENYIDKKLKKIEQLLNDNPDIKGETETIKEILRYIANIISIDTLEIERSNYKSEIINKLIQDNKQEIIDLAKKKNGKIEVPSSVLSTNNSIKLKIQNEVFIALQKQKGNPATIKLPAKVDYEVCKEWLHRLYDLFKWHTEEKKFKSKAQLDYYAMLMNQWMNGVSLNQIISQSVSYYSEHKRTIQIGYVNGKPYYPTFNGSKQHINVLIGNIIDDIEYVLRFLLEKYFNNYYAMLVAILGEENAGVNWATFLEYGTQNSIVIALQNYGLSRHSADYLFKNFKDCLKIEGDKLIDINILKLKQRLDKEAIEYDEINSILF from the coding sequence ATGATTGAAAGATTAGCAGCAGATGTTTTGCAGGACACATATTTCACAGCTTTATATACTAAAGCTGCGAAACTGTTTGTTAATAACTTTTTTTCAGCAGCTGAATCCGAACAAGATTTTAATGAAAAAGAATTAAACGACTTGCTTCGATTTGCGGATATTCTATCAAATTCAAAAAATCCGACATCAAGAAACAAAGCGTATCAGATAATTACACTATTAAACCAAAAACATAAAACTAATCCTTACTATAAAACTTTCTCTCATTCAGTTTTAGCCAAATTGGGGAACTTTCCAGCAATTGAATACCTGAAAAATGAAGATGAAAATATTTCGGAATTACCATTTGAAAGAGATATTGAAAAGAAAGTAAAAGAATTTATTCAGGCTGTTCCCGATACAGAAGATTTAATTTTTACGGATTCGCAGTTTGAACTTTACACTAAAATCAGCAATTCAAAACATTTTAGTTTTTCGGGACCAACTTCAATGGGAAAATCGTTTATTATCAAATCATTTATCAGAAAAGTCGTTGGTAATAAACCGCCTGAAAACATTGTGATAATGGTTCCGACAAGAGCTTTGATAAATCAGTTTTCTATTGACCTGAATAAAGAACTGAAAGTGATTTTGGAACATTATAATTACAAAGTTGTAACAAATAGTAATGTTCCTGAATCACCCTCAGAAAGCCAGCAACGATATATTTTCGTATTAACACCTGAAAGATTGTTGAGCTACCTGTCTCAAAAAAACAATCCGTCTTTTGCTTATTTATTTGTTGATGAAGCACACAAACTTGCAGCCGACAAAGATACAAGAGCAGTTACTGCATATTCAGCTATTTCAAAGTCATTGAAGCAAAACAAAAATCTCAATTTGTATTTTGCTTCGCCAAACGTTTCTAATCCCGAAGTTTTTTTGAAGCTATTCAAAAAAGACGAAACCCTAAACTATAAAACCAAAGAAACACCTGTATCACAAAACCTTTTTTTTGTTGATATGACACGAAAAAAGGCAATACATTATTTGGACACAGAACAGTATCATTTTGAACCTGATATTGTCAAAAAATCAGAAAGTATTTTTGATATTCTTTCTTCATTAGGTAGTAATACAAATAATATTGTGTATTGTAGTTCAAGGTTTGAAGCGGTTGATAAAGCAGAAAAAATGTTTGACTATTTTAATCAACAAGAAGCGACAAAATCAAGCAATGTAAAAAAGGTTATCCGACAGATTAAAGGGTATATTCATAAAGATTATTATTTAGCCGATTTTCTAAATAAAGGCGTTGCATATCATTTTGGCAATCTTCCACAGATTATCAGAAATAAGGTTGAAGCATTGTTCAAGGAAAGAGAAATTGGTTATGTATTTTGTACTTCCACACTTTTGGAAGGCGTAAATATGCCGGCAAAGAATGTATTCATTCTTAACAATAAGAACGGAAGTAACCCTTTTCAGCCTATTGACTTTTGGAATCTTGCAGGTCGAGCAGGCAGATTGAGATATGAACTATCGGGGAACATAATTTGTCTAAAAGAAAATGACAAGGTTTGGAAAACACCTGAAAATCTTTTGGAAAATAAAACAGATATTTCTTTAAATCCGTCTGTTGAAAATTACATTGACAAAAAGCTAAAAAAGATAGAACAGCTACTGAATGACAACCCTGATATAAAAGGCGAAACTGAAACTATAAAAGAGATATTACGATACATAGCTAATATTATCAGCATTGACACGCTTGAAATTGAAAGGTCAAATTACAAAAGCGAAATCATCAATAAACTTATTCAGGATAACAAACAGGAAATAATTGATTTAGCAAAAAAGAAAAACGGTAAAATTGAAGTTCCGTCATCGGTGCTTAGTACAAACAATTCTATCAAATTAAAAATACAAAACGAAGTATTTATCGCTTTACAAAAGCAAAAAGGCAATCCTGCAACTATAAAATTACCTGCAAAGGTTGATTATGAAGTTTGCAAAGAATGGCTGCATAGACTTTATGATTTATTCAAATGGCATACAGAAGAAAAGAAGTTTAAATCAAAAGCCCAGCTTGATTATTATGCTATGCTAATGAACCAATGGATGAATGGCGTTTCACTGAATCAAATAATTAGTCAGTCTGTTTCATATTATAGTGAACATAAAAGGACAATACAAATTGGTTATGTTAATGGAAAGCCGTATTATCCAACATTTAATGGGAGCAAGCAACATATTAATGTTCTTATTGGAAATATCATTGATGATATTGAGTATGTTTTACGTTTTTTGTTAGAGAAGTATTTCAACAATTATTATGCAATGTTAGTTGCAATTTTAGGAGAAGAGAATGCAGGAGTAAACTGGGCGACATTCCTTGAATATGGGACTCAAAATTCTATTGTAATCGCATTGCAGAATTATGGATTATCCCGACATTCGGCTGATTATCTATTTAAAAATTTCAAAGATTGCTTAAAAATTGAAGGCGATAAATTAATTGACATCAATATCCTAAAGCTAAAACAACGATTGGACAAAGAAGCGATTGAATATGATGAGATAAATTCTATTTTGTTTTAA
- a CDS encoding alpha/beta hydrolase yields the protein MKQFKVLFMLLLMISSFTFTQAQPHKNEPTFVLVHGAWHGGWCWQEVEKELAQKHYNVYSPSLTGLGDRKHLINDDIDISTHIRDIVNLIEMEDLHDVYLVGHSYAGAVIAGVADQIPERLHKLIFLDAMIVENGMSPISMQPEPVREIQMENIRNKEHFEPFDVALFGVTEPNLVKWVEERITPQPFGTFAQVLHLDHVYGNGLPLVFIACTDPQLPIMKEMSEKVLADKNLKWQYLEIATGHDAMLTAPKKLSKMFIGLVD from the coding sequence ATGAAACAATTTAAAGTATTATTCATGCTGCTTTTAATGATAAGCAGCTTTACATTTACGCAAGCACAACCACATAAAAACGAACCCACATTTGTCTTGGTACATGGTGCGTGGCATGGCGGTTGGTGTTGGCAAGAAGTAGAAAAGGAGCTAGCCCAAAAACACTACAATGTGTACTCTCCTTCGCTTACGGGATTGGGTGACAGAAAACATTTGATTAATGATGATATAGATATCAGTACGCATATTCGGGACATCGTGAATTTGATTGAAATGGAGGATCTACACGATGTATATTTGGTGGGGCATAGTTATGCAGGTGCTGTAATTGCAGGTGTGGCAGACCAAATTCCCGAGCGTCTACATAAGTTGATTTTCTTGGATGCGATGATTGTTGAAAATGGTATGAGCCCTATTTCGATGCAGCCCGAACCTGTTCGTGAAATTCAGATGGAAAACATTCGTAATAAAGAACATTTTGAACCTTTTGACGTAGCATTATTTGGCGTTACAGAACCTAATCTGGTTAAATGGGTAGAAGAGCGCATTACACCACAACCTTTTGGGACGTTTGCACAAGTATTGCATTTAGATCATGTTTATGGAAACGGATTGCCTTTGGTTTTTATCGCTTGTACAGATCCGCAATTGCCAATTATGAAAGAGATGAGCGAAAAAGTTTTGGCCGATAAAAATCTAAAATGGCAATATCTGGAAATTGCTACAGGACATGATGCCATGCTAACCGCCCCGAAAAAACTATCTAAAATGTTCATTGGTTTAGTTGATTAA
- a CDS encoding HamA C-terminal domain-containing protein — MKLESTINETFLELFYNEIECDVPDTHSKLNLHILKIENNEFCYPELVNHLRNHFISFSLSRKEIQDFEKDKRYGELYAKAASKFRDYNVNDGEAGELLLFCFLESHLKAPKILTKLEIKLSSKDYAKGSDGVHLLKVADKDYQLIFGESKLYQSLTTSITKAFESIQDFLTRTSNNINDEIGLINSQLCKEAFDEDLYQFLKSVIMPKVNAEEPITKNNAFAIFAGFEISPTDDERKLSNSDFLKTIKEQIKKEVEGKMEHIKKKIEEYSLHGYSFYVYVFPFMKLDETRKDIIKKITLAE, encoded by the coding sequence TTGAAATTAGAATCAACTATAAACGAAACATTTTTAGAACTCTTTTACAATGAGATTGAATGTGATGTTCCCGACACGCATTCTAAACTCAATTTGCATATTCTGAAAATTGAGAACAATGAATTTTGTTATCCTGAATTAGTTAACCATTTAAGAAACCACTTTATATCTTTTTCTCTTTCAAGAAAAGAAATTCAAGATTTTGAGAAGGACAAGAGATATGGAGAATTATATGCAAAAGCCGCTTCAAAATTTCGCGATTACAATGTGAATGACGGAGAAGCAGGAGAATTATTACTATTCTGCTTTCTTGAATCTCACTTAAAAGCACCTAAAATTCTGACGAAATTGGAAATAAAGTTATCTTCAAAAGATTACGCAAAAGGTTCTGACGGAGTTCATTTACTGAAAGTTGCGGACAAAGACTATCAGTTGATTTTTGGTGAATCGAAACTGTATCAAAGTCTTACGACTTCCATAACAAAAGCATTTGAATCTATACAGGATTTTCTTACAAGAACAAGCAACAATATTAATGACGAAATTGGTTTAATCAATTCTCAACTTTGTAAAGAAGCATTCGATGAAGACCTTTATCAGTTCCTTAAATCTGTCATAATGCCAAAAGTCAATGCAGAAGAGCCTATCACAAAAAATAATGCTTTTGCGATTTTTGCGGGATTTGAAATTAGTCCAACTGATGATGAAAGGAAATTAAGCAATTCTGATTTTTTAAAAACGATAAAAGAGCAGATTAAGAAGGAAGTTGAAGGAAAAATGGAGCATATTAAAAAGAAAATTGAGGAGTATAGCTTACACGGATATTCCTTTTATGTGTATGTATTTCCTTTTATGAAGTTAGACGAAACACGAAAAGATATTATTAAGAAAATCACATTGGCAGAATAA
- the mobC gene encoding conjugal transfer protein MobC, which translates to MQGEDDIRGLAKIMAFMRAVSIIIVLMHLYWFCYGFFIHRGWTLEIINKILGNFNRTAGLFEHTLYTKVFALVLLALSCLGTKGVKDKKITWGKIYLALGIGFALFFLNFPLLKLSLNTATFLYILTTGLGYIALMVAGVWMSRLLRSNLMDDVFNNENESFQQETKLMQNEYSVNLPTKFYYKNKWNDGWINIVNPFRATIVLGTPGSGKSYAIVNNYIKQQIEKGFSMYIYDFKFDDLSTIAYNHLLKNRDKYKVQPKFYVINFDDPRKSHRCNPLNPDFMTDISDAYEAAYTIMLNLNRSWIQKQGDFFVESPIILLAAIIWYLKIYDNGKYCTFPHAIELLNKKYSDVFTILTSYPDLENYLSPFMDAWQGGAQDQLQGQIASAKIPLSRMISPSLYWVMTGDDFSLDINNPNEPKILCVGNNPDRQNIYSAALGLYNSRIVKLINKKGQLKSSVIIDELPTIYFRGLDNLIATARSNKVAVCLGFQDFSQLIRDYGDKEAKVIQNTVGNIFSGQVVGETAKSLSERFGKVLQKRQSMTINRNDKSTSISTQLDSLIPASKISTLTQGMFVGSVSDNFDERIDQKIFHAEIVVDNKMVAAEIKAYQKIPQILSFVDENGVDYMKQEIESNYRLIKADIVHIVESEMERIKNDPNLQHLIQKD; encoded by the coding sequence ATGCAGGGAGAAGACGACATCAGAGGGCTTGCAAAGATTATGGCTTTTATGCGGGCAGTAAGCATCATTATAGTATTGATGCACTTGTATTGGTTCTGTTACGGGTTCTTTATACATCGTGGCTGGACATTGGAAATCATCAATAAGATTTTAGGGAATTTCAACCGAACGGCAGGACTGTTTGAACACACTTTATATACCAAAGTCTTCGCTTTGGTATTGTTGGCTTTGAGCTGTTTGGGTACGAAAGGCGTTAAGGACAAAAAGATTACTTGGGGCAAAATATACTTGGCTTTGGGTATCGGCTTCGCCCTGTTCTTTTTAAACTTTCCATTGCTAAAGCTATCACTAAACACCGCTACATTTCTGTATATCCTAACGACGGGTTTAGGCTATATCGCTTTAATGGTTGCAGGAGTTTGGATGAGCCGTTTGCTTCGTAGCAATTTAATGGACGACGTATTCAACAATGAAAACGAGAGTTTTCAGCAGGAAACCAAATTAATGCAAAATGAATACTCGGTTAATCTGCCCACTAAATTTTACTACAAAAATAAATGGAATGACGGATGGATAAATATTGTAAACCCTTTTCGGGCAACGATTGTACTCGGAACCCCCGGTTCCGGTAAATCCTACGCCATTGTAAACAACTACATCAAGCAGCAGATAGAGAAAGGGTTTAGTATGTATATCTACGATTTTAAGTTTGACGACCTTTCAACGATTGCTTACAACCACTTACTGAAAAACAGGGATAAGTACAAAGTTCAACCGAAATTTTATGTGATAAACTTTGACGACCCACGAAAGAGCCACCGCTGTAATCCGCTCAATCCCGACTTTATGACGGACATTTCTGATGCCTACGAAGCGGCTTATACCATTATGCTAAACCTCAACAGGTCGTGGATACAGAAGCAAGGGGATTTTTTCGTGGAAAGTCCTATTATCTTGTTGGCAGCAATAATTTGGTATCTGAAAATATACGATAACGGTAAATATTGTACATTCCCACACGCTATCGAATTGCTGAATAAAAAGTATTCAGACGTATTTACGATACTTACTTCATATCCCGATTTGGAAAATTACTTGTCGCCTTTTATGGATGCGTGGCAAGGCGGAGCACAAGACCAATTACAGGGACAAATTGCATCGGCTAAAATTCCTTTGTCAAGAATGATTTCGCCGAGCTTGTATTGGGTAATGACCGGAGATGATTTTTCACTCGACATCAACAACCCGAACGAGCCAAAGATTTTGTGCGTGGGTAACAACCCTGACCGCCAAAATATTTATTCGGCTGCATTGGGTTTGTACAATTCAAGAATTGTAAAGCTCATCAACAAAAAAGGGCAATTAAAGAGTTCGGTTATCATAGATGAATTGCCCACAATTTATTTCAGGGGATTGGATAATTTGATTGCAACGGCGAGAAGTAATAAGGTAGCAGTTTGCTTGGGCTTTCAGGATTTCTCACAGCTCATACGTGATTATGGAGATAAAGAAGCCAAGGTTATTCAAAATACGGTAGGTAATATTTTCAGTGGGCAGGTTGTGGGCGAAACGGCAAAAAGCCTTTCGGAACGCTTTGGGAAAGTGTTGCAAAAACGGCAAAGTATGACGATAAACCGTAATGATAAATCAACTTCTATTTCTACCCAATTAGACAGCCTTATTCCGGCTTCCAAAATTTCAACTTTGACACAAGGTATGTTCGTAGGCTCTGTATCGGATAACTTCGATGAACGTATCGACCAAAAGATTTTCCACGCTGAAATTGTGGTGGACAATAAAATGGTTGCAGCCGAAATCAAAGCCTACCAAAAGATACCACAGATTTTATCTTTTGTTGATGAAAACGGAGTTGATTATATGAAACAGGAAATCGAAAGCAACTACCGTCTGATAAAAGCAGACATTGTGCATATTGTTGAAAGCGAAATGGAACGTATCAAAAATGATCCCAATTTGCAGCATTTGATCCAAAAAGATTAA
- a CDS encoding DUF3408 domain-containing protein: protein MSTDNKNNDFKKPDVDEDYLMNIISGDEPVVPIQNNQQEPEPKETKTKPKEKIRSSTSKKADYEETFLVNRFPSGRSGKVVYIRPEYHERLLRIVQLTREEKTTLYSYIDNILEHHFREFGDDITDYFNERFKPIL, encoded by the coding sequence ATGAGTACAGATAACAAGAACAACGATTTTAAAAAGCCTGATGTCGATGAGGATTATTTAATGAATATCATCAGTGGCGATGAGCCTGTTGTTCCAATCCAAAATAATCAGCAAGAGCCAGAGCCAAAGGAAACCAAGACAAAGCCCAAAGAAAAAATCAGAAGTAGCACATCAAAGAAAGCGGACTACGAGGAAACATTTCTGGTCAATCGGTTTCCGTCCGGTCGAAGTGGCAAGGTCGTTTACATTCGTCCGGAATACCACGAACGGTTGCTCCGCATCGTACAATTGACAAGGGAGGAAAAAACAACCCTCTACTCATACATTGATAACATCCTTGAACACCACTTCAGGGAGTTTGGCGATGATATTACAGATTATTTCAACGAACGTTTTAAACCCATTTTATAA
- a CDS encoding winged helix-turn-helix transcriptional regulator: MATPRKESSTNTENLQTLAEACDVNEVLAQISLRWKMQVLYCIAEGISQFSTLKKAFPTMSDQTLSIRLKELKEEFLVIAEPVENTTPPQIRYIPTEKGTQLLKIILDLHHWGLKWKMVGTNYCTMNLPRLMEEDRKEK; this comes from the coding sequence ATGGCAACCCCAAGAAAAGAATCTTCTACCAATACCGAAAACCTGCAAACACTAGCTGAAGCTTGTGATGTTAATGAAGTTTTGGCTCAGATTTCCTTACGTTGGAAGATGCAAGTTTTGTATTGCATAGCCGAAGGTATTTCGCAGTTCAGTACCTTGAAAAAAGCTTTTCCTACGATGTCGGATCAAACATTGAGCATCCGGTTGAAAGAGTTAAAAGAAGAGTTTTTGGTTATCGCAGAACCCGTTGAAAACACCACACCACCACAGATTAGGTACATCCCAACCGAGAAAGGCACACAATTGTTGAAAATTATTCTTGACCTCCATCATTGGGGACTCAAATGGAAAATGGTAGGTACTAATTATTGTACCATGAATTTGCCAAGACTGATGGAAGAAGACAGAAAAGAGAAGTGA